The Lentisphaera araneosa HTCC2155 genome has a segment encoding these proteins:
- a CDS encoding MGH1-like glycoside hydrolase domain-containing protein: MNLTKIYKAMMLHSFLIVAQFTSADVLEKQSFKHYVDKFNQQDKELYPQHVPNKDAWVFLEENIPFFECPDKQIEKNYYYRWWTFRKHVKSTPDGYVVTEFLPKVPWAGKYNTISCPAGHQFYEGRWLHDTKILDDYSSFWLRKGGEPRRYSFWIADSFYKRHLVTPNKDFIIDFLDDLIKNYQAWEKSHKKGDVLFAQSADRDGMEWAIGGDGFRPTINSYMYGDALAIAEIAKLAGKTDISQEYKAKALEIKHEVQAKLWDNDAKFFKVLRPHKNQLEKVRELHGYTPWYFNLPDKNKDYEAAWEQLMDAKGFYAPYGPTSAEQRHPGFQISYRGHECQWNGPSWPFATSQTLTALTNVLNHYPQNVVSKEDYFETLKIYTKSHQLKRENGEVVSWIDENLNPYTGDWISRTRLKQWKNGTWDKGKGGKERGKDYNHSTYNDLIITGLVGLRPRADNVIEVNPLLPDKTWDYFCLDKVRYHDRILTIIWDKSGEKYGKGKGLSVYANGEKIAAAPTLTKLTGTLDGIAPIPYVQRAPIATDDSTHLKVLAVRASHTNTSDTTSGLIQNSTPYGSGDESIKRWTSWPQTGKSQWVELDLGDKASVKSLGVFWFQDNAGVKVPTSWHIEASDDQAGPWLKVPSSDGQFGVELDDYNTVQFKETLKSRYVRILMTPSKGKALGILSVKVKTIKTVKTKKIKPVKKYINI; this comes from the coding sequence ATGAACCTCACAAAAATCTATAAAGCGATGATGCTACATTCCTTTCTAATAGTAGCACAATTCACTTCAGCGGATGTTTTAGAAAAACAATCATTTAAACATTATGTCGACAAGTTTAACCAACAAGATAAAGAACTTTATCCTCAGCACGTTCCCAATAAAGATGCCTGGGTATTTTTGGAGGAGAATATCCCCTTCTTTGAGTGCCCTGACAAACAGATTGAAAAAAATTACTATTACCGCTGGTGGACCTTTCGTAAACATGTGAAGTCTACGCCGGATGGTTATGTTGTCACCGAATTTCTACCCAAAGTACCTTGGGCGGGGAAATATAACACAATCAGTTGTCCTGCGGGGCATCAATTCTATGAAGGGCGCTGGCTTCATGACACCAAAATCCTGGATGACTACTCATCCTTCTGGTTACGCAAGGGCGGAGAGCCGCGACGCTACAGTTTCTGGATCGCCGACTCATTTTATAAGCGTCACCTTGTGACTCCGAACAAAGATTTTATCATCGATTTTCTGGATGATTTAATTAAAAATTATCAGGCATGGGAAAAATCTCATAAAAAAGGCGACGTGCTATTTGCTCAATCCGCAGACAGAGATGGCATGGAATGGGCTATTGGCGGCGACGGCTTCAGACCGACGATCAACTCCTATATGTACGGTGATGCTCTAGCTATTGCTGAAATTGCCAAGCTTGCTGGCAAAACTGATATCTCACAAGAATACAAGGCTAAAGCTTTAGAGATTAAGCATGAAGTTCAGGCGAAACTCTGGGATAATGACGCAAAGTTCTTTAAAGTTCTGCGACCTCATAAAAATCAATTAGAAAAAGTTCGTGAGCTTCACGGCTACACTCCGTGGTACTTCAATCTGCCGGATAAAAACAAGGACTACGAAGCGGCTTGGGAGCAACTGATGGATGCCAAGGGATTTTACGCACCATATGGTCCAACCAGCGCAGAGCAACGTCATCCTGGATTTCAAATATCCTACAGGGGTCATGAATGTCAGTGGAATGGGCCAAGCTGGCCATTTGCAACATCTCAAACTTTAACAGCTCTCACCAACGTGCTGAACCATTACCCACAGAATGTAGTATCTAAAGAGGACTACTTCGAAACCTTGAAGATCTACACCAAAAGCCACCAATTGAAGCGAGAAAACGGAGAGGTGGTTTCGTGGATTGACGAGAACCTGAATCCATACACAGGTGATTGGATCTCCAGAACAAGGTTAAAGCAATGGAAGAATGGCACCTGGGATAAAGGCAAAGGCGGCAAGGAACGCGGCAAGGATTATAATCACTCCACGTATAATGATTTAATCATCACCGGATTGGTAGGACTGCGTCCTCGTGCCGACAATGTGATAGAAGTAAATCCCTTGCTGCCGGATAAGACCTGGGACTATTTTTGTTTGGATAAGGTCCGCTATCACGACCGAATCCTCACGATCATCTGGGATAAGAGCGGAGAGAAGTACGGCAAAGGAAAAGGACTTTCCGTATATGCAAACGGTGAAAAGATCGCGGCAGCTCCAACCCTGACAAAGCTTACGGGAACACTTGACGGTATTGCGCCTATTCCCTACGTGCAAAGAGCTCCTATTGCCACGGATGACTCCACTCATTTGAAAGTGCTGGCGGTAAGAGCTTCGCATACAAACACAAGTGACACGACAAGCGGTCTGATCCAAAACAGTACCCCCTATGGATCAGGTGACGAGAGCATCAAACGATGGACCTCATGGCCGCAGACAGGCAAAAGCCAGTGGGTAGAGTTGGATCTCGGCGACAAAGCATCGGTTAAATCGCTCGGGGTATTCTGGTTTCAGGACAATGCTGGTGTCAAAGTTCCAACATCGTGGCATATAGAAGCCTCTGACGATCAGGCCGGTCCATGGCTTAAAGTGCCCTCCTCTGATGGTCAGTTCGGTGTCGAGCTGGACGACTATAATACCGTTCAGTTTAAAGAAACGCTAAAATCTCGCTATGTACGCATCCTTATGACACCCAGCAAGGGTAAAGCACTCGGAATTTTATCAGTAAAAGTAAAGACGATTAAGACAGTAAAAACCAAGAAGATTAAACCAGTAAAAAAGTATATAAATATTTAG
- a CDS encoding c-type cytochrome, with the protein MQLKNILNLVLIFSSSLLLKADDLSELRGQKLYETICFSCHGNKLEGATGPNLKDAQWLHGNSKSDIIKSITNGFPEKGMLAFGTLYKQEQINDLANFILSRQEGLRNVKYKIYHDLRLNDKVDLGQIKANKERLLQPPHFNPNLPEVNQFAISFTGQLLIPKHLAGKFVLAGVRKQSDGIDLYIDGKKIPFPTSKQHQIKIPIELRAGTHDIRLEYIKDFKSTVFFLDLVGKETIPLTSESYRRSITSSHIPKAENAFLIIRKRITQAPPGSIIVNHMDKISFAIDPKTSDVKALWLGKSLDIGPNIYARGQQFAKPLGTHLLSAEQSINLFINEKPAKLKYIGYSDKPLPKFIFKSSEGEISLQSKIENNALKLSYSIKSNHALDINLKIPQELNTKLSKGKTKNGLFTPESPQDFFISIPIKELK; encoded by the coding sequence ATGCAACTAAAAAATATATTAAACTTAGTCCTAATCTTTAGTAGCAGCCTGTTATTAAAAGCAGATGACCTTTCTGAACTGAGGGGCCAAAAGCTCTATGAAACCATCTGTTTTTCTTGCCATGGCAATAAACTAGAAGGAGCCACGGGGCCTAATTTAAAGGATGCTCAATGGCTTCACGGCAATTCAAAAAGTGATATAATTAAAAGTATCACTAATGGCTTTCCTGAAAAAGGCATGCTGGCATTTGGCACACTATATAAGCAAGAGCAGATAAATGATCTAGCTAATTTTATTCTTTCTAGACAAGAAGGTTTAAGAAATGTTAAATACAAAATCTACCACGATCTTAGGCTAAATGACAAAGTCGATTTAGGTCAAATTAAAGCTAATAAAGAAAGATTATTACAGCCCCCTCATTTCAACCCTAATCTCCCCGAGGTCAATCAATTTGCGATATCTTTCACCGGTCAGCTTTTAATCCCCAAACACTTAGCTGGAAAATTTGTACTTGCTGGCGTAAGGAAACAGAGTGATGGTATAGATCTCTATATTGATGGAAAAAAAATCCCATTTCCAACGAGTAAACAACATCAGATCAAAATCCCTATAGAGCTCAGGGCGGGTACCCATGATATTCGACTTGAGTACATTAAGGATTTCAAAAGCACTGTCTTTTTTCTTGATCTAGTTGGCAAAGAAACGATTCCCTTGACGTCTGAATCCTACCGAAGGTCGATCACGAGTAGCCATATTCCCAAAGCAGAAAATGCATTTTTAATTATTCGTAAAAGAATAACTCAAGCACCTCCCGGTTCCATTATAGTTAATCACATGGATAAGATAAGCTTTGCCATTGACCCAAAAACTTCCGACGTAAAAGCCCTATGGTTGGGTAAATCCCTAGATATAGGCCCTAATATTTACGCCCGTGGCCAGCAATTTGCTAAGCCCCTTGGCACCCATTTACTTTCTGCAGAACAATCCATTAACTTATTCATTAACGAAAAACCAGCTAAACTCAAATATATTGGATATTCAGACAAGCCCCTACCTAAATTCATCTTTAAATCATCTGAAGGTGAAATATCACTCCAAAGTAAAATTGAAAATAATGCCCTCAAGTTGAGCTACAGTATAAAATCAAATCATGCCTTAGACATCAACTTAAAAATCCCCCAAGAACTCAATACAAAACTATCAAAAGGTAAAACAAAAAACGGTCTCTTCACTCCTGAATCACCACAAGACTTTTTTATCTCTATCCCTATCAAGGAGCTTAAATAA
- a CDS encoding type II secretion system protein, with the protein MKSKFTLIELLVVVAVIGILASLLLPALSKARRTSKTSVCLNNNKQIYYGFFLFSEDNEGRHPPAQSFDGLSEDYNGSWDRHIDPYLGDSMVAGAITDDNGDYDIYQCPLDTKRTRTGAFGGGGNGRELKDFIPPNYSVIEL; encoded by the coding sequence ATGAAATCAAAATTCACTTTAATCGAATTACTTGTGGTGGTAGCCGTTATTGGGATTCTTGCATCTTTACTCTTACCAGCTTTGTCCAAAGCGAGGAGAACCTCCAAAACTTCAGTCTGCTTGAACAATAACAAACAAATTTATTATGGATTCTTTTTATTTTCCGAGGACAATGAGGGGAGACACCCACCAGCTCAAAGTTTTGATGGTCTTAGTGAAGATTACAACGGTAGCTGGGATCGACACATAGACCCCTACCTTGGGGATTCGATGGTAGCTGGTGCTATAACAGATGACAATGGTGACTATGATATATATCAATGCCCTTTAGATACCAAACGTACTCGCACAGGGGCATTCGGGGGGGGGGGTAATGGGAGGGAACTTAAGGATTTTATCCCTCCCAATTATTCAGTAATAGAACTTTAA
- a CDS encoding carbohydrate-binding protein: MNYILIFFITTFAIYAQNSPSLIDSNKSDYFLTISSVKKIEAETFNKKSQGMKIENCSEGGKHLAYINNGHWIMFKGIKNPDGFSRFTARVSCGNNHGGTIEIRMGSQTGELIGSCHVKPTGGWTNWESVSCEIKELKSTVNLYLVFTGNANGIFNLNWFGFEKGATKIKKSPKLIYI, translated from the coding sequence ATGAATTATATCTTAATCTTTTTTATCACAACTTTTGCGATCTATGCACAAAATTCTCCCTCCTTAATCGACTCTAACAAAAGTGACTATTTTCTTACTATAAGTTCAGTAAAAAAAATAGAGGCCGAAACTTTTAACAAAAAATCCCAAGGAATGAAAATTGAAAACTGCTCAGAAGGTGGAAAACACCTTGCATACATTAATAATGGACACTGGATTATGTTCAAAGGGATAAAAAACCCAGATGGTTTTAGCCGTTTTACCGCTCGAGTCTCCTGCGGTAATAATCATGGTGGCACGATAGAAATTCGAATGGGAAGTCAAACTGGTGAATTAATCGGCTCTTGCCACGTTAAACCTACGGGAGGCTGGACTAATTGGGAAAGTGTCTCATGTGAAATCAAGGAGCTGAAAAGTACCGTAAATCTCTATCTTGTTTTTACTGGCAACGCCAACGGCATCTTCAACTTAAATTGGTTTGGCTTTGAAAAAGGCGCCACAAAAATCAAGAAAAGCCCTAAGCTTATATATATTTAA
- a CDS encoding DUF7133 domain-containing protein, whose protein sequence is MKKTFLSLMLISSSLMAEQVTSLYEQVKALSPAESMKTIQVPEGYKLQVVASEPMITEPVDCVWDANGDMYVIEMKTYMQDANATGQFDKTSRVMKLTDTDGDGTMDKSSVFIDGLMLPRMILPLDDRILVCETNTFDIYSYRDTNGDGESDEKKIWFKGGRRGGNMEHQASGLIWNMDNWIYTTKSEFSLKIVDGKVQKSYRGNLKGQWGLGHDDDGNLAIGAAGYEKSFEHFQNPVLYSNSKFPNELEKDFNKVWPIDNIPDTQGGHRRLRKDNTLNNVTAACGQTVYRGELMPEFYGNYLLAEPVGRLIRMAKVDTSLAFKQMRNAYPNSEFIRSTDANFRPINLKTGPDGALYIVDMYRGIIQEANWTKKGSYLRGIIDQYGLAKNIQMGRIYRLIPKDYSAKFTRPDILNKSSEDIIPLLAKKNGWMRSTARKVLILRNDKSIAPQLKRALSESKNTQEKIELLWTLEGLQALDPNFLVTQMSSNDERLAVHAMRASEPWLKEANKDILASFKSIINNSQSNSILTQAFLSLKDSSAKQSLQEFLAKHHQNDALKHHFTQWNKYKENKRKQQEQLDSLAGKGPIFQKIMTAGDKHYKSLCFACHGANGEGTPMAGTDTMLAPPFKGSKRVLGNKDKLIKIALHGLMGPVDGKTYPGAMESLASHDDKYISEVLTYIRNSWGNSAQLVSQKDVKHTRKHNKKRKTPWTLKELK, encoded by the coding sequence ATGAAAAAAACGTTTCTAAGCCTCATGCTTATCAGCTCTTCCTTAATGGCTGAGCAAGTCACTTCTCTTTATGAGCAAGTAAAAGCACTCAGCCCTGCAGAAAGCATGAAGACTATCCAAGTCCCCGAGGGCTACAAGCTACAAGTTGTCGCCTCTGAGCCCATGATCACCGAGCCGGTTGACTGTGTATGGGATGCCAATGGCGACATGTATGTGATTGAGATGAAAACCTACATGCAAGATGCCAATGCGACTGGTCAGTTTGACAAGACGAGCCGCGTTATGAAATTGACTGACACAGATGGCGATGGCACAATGGATAAGTCTTCCGTTTTTATTGACGGCTTAATGCTTCCCCGCATGATCCTACCCCTTGATGATCGCATTCTTGTGTGCGAAACCAATACTTTCGATATCTACTCCTACCGCGATACCAATGGCGATGGGGAATCCGACGAGAAAAAAATATGGTTCAAGGGTGGACGTCGGGGTGGAAATATGGAGCACCAAGCCAGTGGCTTGATATGGAATATGGATAATTGGATTTACACTACTAAAAGTGAATTCAGCCTTAAAATCGTCGATGGCAAAGTCCAAAAATCTTATCGTGGAAATCTAAAGGGCCAATGGGGATTAGGTCATGATGATGACGGCAATCTTGCCATCGGTGCTGCGGGTTATGAAAAAAGTTTTGAACATTTCCAAAACCCTGTCCTTTATTCAAATAGCAAGTTTCCCAATGAACTGGAAAAGGATTTTAACAAAGTCTGGCCCATCGATAATATTCCCGACACTCAAGGAGGTCATAGAAGACTAAGAAAAGACAATACGCTCAATAATGTCACTGCCGCCTGTGGACAAACTGTCTATCGCGGAGAGCTCATGCCTGAGTTTTATGGAAACTACCTCCTTGCAGAACCTGTGGGTCGCCTGATTCGCATGGCAAAAGTCGATACCTCACTTGCTTTCAAACAAATGCGTAACGCTTACCCCAATTCAGAATTTATTCGCTCCACAGATGCTAATTTTCGCCCCATCAATTTAAAAACGGGCCCTGATGGAGCCCTCTATATCGTGGATATGTACCGTGGTATCATTCAGGAAGCTAACTGGACAAAAAAAGGTTCCTACCTACGTGGTATTATAGATCAATATGGACTCGCTAAAAATATCCAGATGGGCCGTATTTATCGCTTAATACCAAAAGACTACTCAGCCAAATTTACTCGCCCCGATATCTTGAATAAAAGCTCCGAGGATATCATCCCCCTACTCGCAAAGAAAAATGGCTGGATGAGGAGCACCGCTAGGAAGGTACTCATACTTCGCAATGACAAGAGTATTGCCCCTCAGCTCAAAAGGGCTTTGTCAGAATCAAAAAATACTCAAGAAAAAATCGAACTCCTCTGGACTCTTGAGGGACTTCAAGCTTTGGATCCTAATTTTCTTGTCACACAAATGTCTTCAAATGATGAACGCCTTGCGGTTCACGCCATGCGAGCTTCTGAGCCTTGGCTCAAAGAAGCCAATAAAGATATCTTAGCCAGCTTTAAAAGCATTATAAACAATTCTCAATCTAACTCGATACTCACGCAAGCTTTCTTGAGTCTCAAAGACTCAAGCGCCAAGCAAAGTCTTCAAGAATTCTTGGCCAAACATCATCAAAATGATGCACTTAAACATCATTTCACTCAATGGAATAAATACAAGGAAAACAAGCGTAAACAACAAGAACAGTTAGACTCTCTGGCTGGTAAGGGACCCATCTTTCAAAAGATTATGACTGCGGGTGACAAGCATTATAAATCATTGTGTTTCGCCTGTCATGGTGCTAACGGCGAAGGCACCCCAATGGCTGGCACTGACACCATGCTCGCCCCGCCTTTTAAAGGCTCAAAAAGAGTTCTTGGCAACAAAGATAAGTTGATAAAAATAGCTCTTCACGGTCTCATGGGGCCCGTAGACGGCAAAACTTACCCAGGCGCCATGGAGTCACTTGCTTCCCACGATGATAAGTACATTTCTGAGGTTTTGACTTACATTCGCAATTCATGGGGAAATTCAGCTCAATTAGTTTCTCAGAAAGATGTAAAGCATACTCGAAAACACAATAAAAAACGTAAAACACCATGGACTTTGAAGGAACTTAAATAA
- a CDS encoding type II secretion system protein, with amino-acid sequence MKSKFTLIELLVVVAIIGILASLLLPVLSKARRTSQIAVCLNNEKQMYLGFFLFSEDNDGRYPPAQSIDGQLSHNGSWDRNIDPYLGNSMVDQWDITDDDGDYDIYQCPLDTERTHTNRKAIEVVLEKRGYITIIKKELVSTLF; translated from the coding sequence ATGAAATCAAAATTCACTTTAATTGAGCTACTTGTGGTGGTAGCCATTATCGGGATTCTTGCATCTTTACTCTTACCAGTTTTGTCCAAAGCAAGGAGAACCTCCCAAATTGCTGTCTGCTTAAATAATGAAAAACAAATGTATCTTGGATTCTTTTTATTTTCCGAGGATAATGATGGGCGATACCCACCAGCTCAAAGTATTGATGGTCAGCTAAGTCACAACGGTAGCTGGGATCGAAACATAGACCCTTACCTCGGAAATTCGATGGTAGATCAATGGGATATAACAGATGACGACGGTGACTATGATATATATCAATGCCCTTTAGATACCGAACGTACTCACACCAATAGAAAAGCTATTGAAGTAGTTCTCGAAAAACGAGGCTATATTACGATCATTAAAAAGGAATTAGTGTCAACCCTTTTTTGA
- a CDS encoding DUF6788 family protein, translated as MEKFELLEKLNELKTELIKSPYWVAGTVIETTRKQSKKEKPFYYLSQSIKGKTKTTYIAARHLEVFKKAEAEGERIKQLMTEINRINILLIKSEVSDA; from the coding sequence ATGGAAAAGTTTGAGTTGTTAGAAAAGCTGAATGAATTAAAGACTGAGTTGATTAAATCACCGTACTGGGTGGCTGGTACGGTGATTGAAACTACGAGGAAGCAAAGTAAAAAAGAGAAGCCCTTTTACTACCTATCTCAAAGTATCAAAGGTAAAACCAAAACGACCTATATAGCTGCTCGCCATTTGGAGGTGTTTAAAAAAGCAGAGGCTGAAGGTGAACGAATTAAGCAACTAATGACTGAAATAAATCGTATCAATATCCTTTTGATAAAAAGCGAGGTGAGTGATGCTTAA
- a CDS encoding sulfatase-like hydrolase/transferase: MKSSRLNYRFLSVLALFISMNLYAQTPQTKKDTERPNIVLILCDDLGYGDLACYGHKQIKTPNLDQMAKEGIRFNHFYSAAPVCSASRVGLLTGRSPNRAGVYDWIPHSSESSSPHMRKNEITFPQLLQKAGYATCLSGKWHCNGALINTNQAQPQDAGFDYWFATQNNAAPSHKNPVNFIRNGVELGPIEGFSCQIVTNEAINWMEDHVKQNEKQPFFIYLSFHEPHEPIASPQKIVDTYKGIAENTNQAEYFANVENLDKAVGSLMNQLKKLKINDNTLVIFTSDNGPETLNRYEAASRSYGSPGELKGMKLWTAEAGFRVPAIMHWPEKIATGQISDQVISALDFFPTFCDLAQASNSKSLNLDGSNFTPALHKKKMTRHKPLLWIYYAALNERQVAMRHGDWKISAKLNLPRYHNITSKNFPKVTAATLSDYQLYNLSKDKSEANDLSNQNPKKSAQMIKFLKLQYQDLLEDSHTWK, encoded by the coding sequence ATGAAATCAAGTCGTTTAAACTATAGATTTTTAAGTGTACTAGCCTTGTTCATCTCAATGAACCTCTATGCACAAACACCTCAAACAAAAAAAGATACTGAGCGCCCAAACATAGTCCTGATACTCTGTGACGATCTTGGCTATGGCGACCTGGCTTGCTATGGGCACAAACAAATAAAAACACCAAACCTCGATCAAATGGCTAAAGAAGGCATACGCTTTAACCATTTTTATTCAGCTGCACCCGTCTGCTCCGCATCTCGCGTTGGCCTTTTAACGGGTCGCAGCCCGAATCGAGCTGGTGTCTACGACTGGATCCCCCATAGTTCAGAGAGTTCGAGCCCCCACATGCGCAAAAATGAAATCACCTTTCCTCAATTATTACAGAAGGCTGGATACGCAACATGCTTATCGGGCAAATGGCATTGTAATGGAGCGCTAATCAACACAAATCAAGCTCAACCCCAAGACGCTGGCTTTGATTACTGGTTCGCCACACAAAACAATGCTGCGCCATCTCACAAGAATCCCGTTAATTTCATCCGAAATGGCGTAGAGCTTGGCCCCATAGAGGGTTTTAGCTGCCAAATCGTCACAAACGAGGCCATTAACTGGATGGAAGATCACGTCAAACAAAATGAAAAGCAGCCCTTTTTCATTTACCTTTCTTTTCATGAACCCCATGAACCCATTGCTTCTCCTCAAAAGATTGTCGACACTTACAAAGGAATTGCTGAAAATACCAATCAAGCTGAGTATTTTGCTAATGTAGAAAACCTCGACAAGGCTGTTGGCAGCTTGATGAATCAACTCAAAAAATTAAAAATAAATGACAATACCTTAGTCATTTTTACTTCAGATAATGGGCCTGAAACGCTTAATCGTTATGAAGCAGCGAGTCGGTCTTATGGTTCACCAGGTGAACTCAAGGGAATGAAGCTCTGGACTGCCGAAGCTGGTTTTCGCGTACCGGCTATCATGCACTGGCCAGAAAAAATAGCTACGGGTCAAATCAGCGACCAAGTCATTTCAGCCTTAGATTTCTTCCCAACTTTTTGTGATTTAGCACAGGCATCTAACTCTAAGTCATTAAATTTAGATGGCAGTAATTTCACCCCTGCTCTCCACAAGAAAAAAATGACTCGCCATAAGCCCCTGCTCTGGATTTATTATGCGGCCCTCAATGAGCGTCAGGTCGCAATGCGTCATGGTGATTGGAAGATCAGTGCAAAATTAAATCTTCCTAGGTACCATAATATCACTTCAAAAAACTTCCCCAAAGTCACAGCAGCAACTTTATCTGATTACCAACTCTATAATCTCAGCAAAGACAAATCAGAGGCTAATGATCTTAGCAATCAAAACCCAAAAAAATCAGCTCAAATGATTAAATTTCTCAAGCTGCAATATCAGGATTTACTTGAGGATTCACATACATGGAAATAA
- a CDS encoding glycoside hydrolase family 43 protein has product MRLQVRLLLAIIFVGVAKVEGTAEAETNNAAYIFTSFRGDGKDGLHLAYSKNGLQWTALKGDKSFLKPMIGGKLMRDPCIIQGPDKVFHMVWTTSWGDKGIGIAHSKDLINWSEQKFIPVMAHEPTARNCWAPEITWDPDGNQYVIYWATTLPNKFKETIKSADKGWNHRMYCTTTKDFKSYTKTRLFYNPGFNVIDSTIIRVENQYLMITKDETRYPPAKNLHLATSDKVTGPWKRSPSLSPPKGFGWKAQRS; this is encoded by the coding sequence ATGAGATTACAAGTACGATTATTACTGGCCATTATTTTTGTGGGCGTTGCAAAAGTAGAGGGCACAGCTGAGGCCGAGACAAATAACGCAGCCTATATCTTCACGTCGTTTAGGGGTGATGGGAAGGATGGACTTCACCTAGCCTACAGCAAGAACGGCCTGCAATGGACTGCTCTCAAGGGTGATAAGTCATTCCTGAAGCCTATGATCGGGGGAAAACTAATGCGTGACCCCTGTATCATTCAAGGACCAGACAAGGTCTTTCATATGGTCTGGACAACGAGTTGGGGCGATAAAGGCATCGGTATTGCCCATTCTAAAGATCTCATCAATTGGTCAGAACAAAAATTCATTCCTGTTATGGCGCATGAGCCAACGGCTCGAAATTGCTGGGCACCTGAGATTACGTGGGATCCGGACGGTAATCAGTATGTAATCTACTGGGCAACAACACTTCCTAACAAGTTCAAGGAAACGATCAAAAGCGCAGACAAGGGGTGGAATCATCGGATGTACTGTACCACTACCAAGGACTTCAAGAGTTACACGAAGACTCGTCTCTTCTATAACCCTGGCTTCAACGTAATCGATTCGACCATCATCCGTGTCGAGAATCAATACCTTATGATCACCAAGGATGAAACCAGATATCCGCCAGCTAAGAACCTTCATTTAGCAACTAGTGACAAGGTAACCGGACCCTGGAAAAGATCTCCGAGCCTTTCTCCCCCAAAGGGCTTTGGGTGGAAGGCGCAACGGTCCTAA